AAAATGAATCTCTTCCTGTGCGCAGCACCTGaagacacgagatctaaacactgccattctgagaaacacagaaagagagagttgGGTGGAGCCGATGGCCTTAATCAGcaatgtgtgaactcatttgacaatgatttgaatgtaatggacatttctGTATATTTAAAGGTACAATGTGTAGGATTTAGACGCATATGTTGGTGaagtttcatgttgcagcagaaCCTCAGTTATCGTCAGAACACGGTGTTTAGTTTGCCCATTAAAAATATGGTGGTCCAACAATTCATACATCCAGGTGATTgtacagtcaaaaaaaaaccccaaaacttTTATATTCCACTTCTGCCAAATGGGAATAATATCATCTAAATCGTACACACTGCACCTTAAAACGTTATTCACTACAATTTTAAGTCAACATTATTTTTACACTCTTGCATAACCCAAGTAAAGTACATGCTCATTCTCTTTTGCTGCCCATAAATGACTCCTCAGTGGTCACTAGACTGTGGACGGTCACCACACTCGCTACAGCGACAGCACTCCTCAAATCCTGGCAGCACCTCTGCAGCACCACCGCCACACACCAACCTGTCAGATTGCATCACAGAACCAGACAAAAGTGCAACAATGTGCAGCTGTGCATGCAACATAATCCATGACAGTCACAGTGTGCGGCATGCTTCTAATAGTGGCAGCCCACTGTGGATGTGAAGAAGCACTTTCTGAAGCTACAGGGCTCAGTCTTATAATTTGATGCTCTTCTCACTCTCTGCACAAGCACTTAGCAGCAGACATGTTGGGGCTCTGCTCTCGGATGAGGGCCGCCCTCACCTGTGTGCTCTGTGCTTTTGTgcttcagcagctgcaggttAGAACAAGGGAAagtctttttctttccctttcttgTGGCTCCTTCTAACGCTCACACCATCACGCTGATGTCAAGTGTGGGTAGGGGATGAAGTCACGGCCTTGTCCTAATGAATTTAGACTTCAAAAGTCCTCCAGCACATTCTCCATAAtcatgcacaaacactgacaggaGTCTCGGCTACAcgtgtcatgttttattgtgtgtggaGATATAGACATGTTTAAAACCTAACTGTACTTTGAGTCAATAGAGGGGAACTTGTGACATTGTAATGCTCCCTTTCAGCAGATCTGCTAAATGTCAGCAAACTGGTTCTGAGCCTAATCCCAATTTGCCTTGGAATTAGCGCTTTACAGTGACGATCTAATTATTTAGACAATTTATTGCCTGCCGCTAATATCTCGCAAAAATAAGCTGCTCCCCTCATCTCGATCATGTGGTAAATGTGGAATCAGTGAGGATAAGACCCAGACATGCCCCGCAGCCTGGCCTCACTTCTCCCCTCTGACAGACAAAAGGGAGAAGGCTTTGTGACAGCGGCACAGTCGCCGCCTCTTTCTATACATTATACTTAATTGCTTTAATTTATTCAATTACGCACTGTACGTCGCGGATTTGGCGCGCGTGCAGCGACTGAACACATAGTCGTGTGAGGACAATAAAGGAATGGAATAAAGTTTACAGTGCCGGACTTGTGTCCTGACTCTAACCTGCGTGCTGCAGGAAAGCAAAAGACTCCCCGGGGGTTTGTTTGGAAGTTGacggtaaaaaagaaaagagagaaaaaaaagtagttttctattaaagtgcaataaaacaaactagATTTCTGTGTCTTGCAGTGAAACCTCGGCGCCCGCAGAATAGAGAAATCTCAACacagacaggtgaacaatgTAAAGCTGCGCTGGACCTGCACGCGCTCAAACAGGTTGTACACCATTTAATACTAAACTAACTGcacgggttttttttttttatgttatggggcagAATTCAGGTGATTTCATTTCGGGAAAGTGTAAGCATAGTTTAGTTCTGCGTCATCAGGTGAGTTTTTAGTAACTCGCAGGAGAAATGAAGCCGTTTGAATTTGTTCCATAATAAGCTCGcaaacatatataaaaaaatgctgaatAATAAAATCCGAAGTCTTCCATTTAAGTTTTCCAAAAGAAAAGGAACAATAAAAAATCTATGGGATGCAAATGAAATGAGAAGATTCATATACTTAATCCGTTGTAACCAAAATACAAGTAGAAGTTAGAAGATGAAAAACGGGGGTGGTCTAATAAAAATAGCTCTTTTGACTTTGTtgaaatgttataaatatagACGCGCAGCTGTAGTGTTTTTCAAACTGTCATTTTGACGAGTGAAATATTAATCTAGGGTTAAAACGATTGAAATTGTCTCATCATAAATGAATTGCATTTAAAAAGCGTCGTGTTTTGTTTAAGAaggaaacaacaataaatacattagcAGGCCTGACACATTCCACTCTTAAACGTCCATAACTTGCTTCaggtatttaaattaaatacaccAGGGCTCCTGTAACAATCAGAATATTTGTTAAGGTAAAGAAAAAATTGTtttgaatgagttttttttgCGCAAAAAAGGCCTGAACACAGGCAACTGGGGAAATAAATCTCgaaaaattatattttctcTTGTCCTCGAACAGCTTATTTCAATCAGATATCCTTCCAAATTTAAGGGAGGggtgaaaaaaattaatttcagaGAAACTATTTAGCAGaggattgattttaaagttttatttgtaaacattaaatatttctttctctctaaagTTTTTGAATTCGGCACCAAATGCGTTACAGAAGTTGTAAGTAGGTACATCATGATGGCAAAGATGTGGGCCTATAcatcacacgcgcacacacacacacacacacacacacacacgaacctCTCGGTATAAGATGGAGCGTCTTCATTTTTCCAGAACCGTGTTAAATCATAGCTACCTATAGACGTTTATAAGACATAAAACATATAGACAACGTGCTCAGCATGAACTCGGGTGGTTTTGAAGTCGTTTAAATTGCACCATGCTAGTGTAGCTCTCGGCAAtatagaaataataaatatatagaaACGTTTATATTCAACAGCAACAATACTTACAGCACATACAAACAAGGAATGTCTGACAGTTTTACAAACACCATGGGTCCCTCATTTTCTATACAGATGagatattatcattttttttgtcccccacATATGCGTAAATACATAAAAGGAGTGCCATAACTACGAATCTGTATCAAATCTAGCAGACTACATAGTGTCCGGTATATATTATGTATAGACATCACCTCAGCAAGTGcctataaaagaaagaaagaagaggggggaaaaagaggaGAGGCAAGTAAAAAGTATAGAACATGCGTTGTCTTTTCTGGATACTTTTTGGGGAATCCTGTCAGAAACACGTAGGCACGagtcagaaaaaagaaaatgaaatgtttccatTGTAACAAACTTTGTACACTGTTTATAAACCGATGCACTGGCGGCATCACATAATCTatcataatatacagtatgtgtgtgtgtgtgtgtatgtgagtgcgcgcgcgcgtgtgtgtgtgtgtgtgtggtcatatacatgtgtgtacatatatatttatataaatggaATATATTACAACTGATTTCAGTGGAGTCGCTGATGGAtcagcagcagagtgagtgCAAAACCGGATTTACTTTGTTGACcgtttgttctctctctctctctctctctctctctctctctagagagagagagagagagagagagagagaggaaaaattCGCCGTGTTGATTCACTGGTTTGGCACTcggggaaaaacaaaaccccaAAGAAAAATCAGAGAAGAAAAAGGCCAACACCGCAACAACACACTGTCTCTTCCtcctgtttttatctttttttgatGAAACATAATAGTGTACTCTGTTCTGTTTAGCCTACGGAGCTTGCAAATATGCCGAAATAATAGCGTGAAAAATCGAGTCAAGTCTGACTCGAACAGTCTGTTGTGGAAGTTCTTTGAGGTCTCGCTGTGGAGTCAGACTTAGAAAGGTAGGGTGTCGAGGAAAAGTTTGTCAATTATTGCCGGCGGAGGGACTAGGTCTTCTAGTTTAAGGTAAAAGATACGCTGCAGACCTTGGGTACATAGTGTGCGCAGTTCAGGGAGCTTTCCCAAAAGTTTTGACAAGTAGTTGGGACGATTCAATCCACCGCCACTGAATGTCACTTGATCTTTGAGGCAGTTAACTATCTTGTTTTGAAGATCCTCCACTCGCTTGGGTTCCTTGAGCCCGTGTCGTTCTGCAACACAAacgagagaaaataaataaatgagagagagaaataatgtcCTCTATGAATTCCCTCTGTTTTTGAATCATGCGTAAAAGCGCGCACACAGTCTCCCCTCTTTACGCACCTGTTACCATGGCCAGCGCTGCGATGCAGGAGAAGGCTGAGATGTCAATGTTCATGCTCTGCAAGTTCGAGGAAAACTCCACGATCGAATCCACCCACTCCCCAAATCCACGGACGCACTGTAGCCGGTGCAACACAACTCCATTACAAAAAATAAGCTTGCCTTCCACTGGGTTGGACCTGCAATTAATAAGAAAATGCCATTAATTACGCTTGGAAATAAACGGGGAATTTAAGAGCCATTTAATTATTGAGCAGCTAATAAAAACCAAAGCAAGTGAAGCTTGAAGGAGTAGCCGATGATTGTCTAAAATccctgcattgtttttttttgttttgttttaataatcacGCAGCTCACCTGTACGCCAGCCGCAGCACGAACAGTTCGAGGAAGGCGGATTCGAAGAGGAGATCTTGATCTTGCTTCGGTAAATCAGAGAAGCCAGGGATCTTCTCCGCCCAGCCCCGGATGATCTCCATGGAGCCCGTCAGGAGATCATAGAACTGCTGGATGTGCTGAGTGTTGTCTCCAGTCATTTGGTAGTCAGGGTTAGCCTGAAACtggaatttaatttaaacagCGCCTTAATGAGGtcctttaaaatatataatccGTGAAATTGCAAATGCCCATTTCcaagagagtgagggagaaaggaagagagagggcgCCTTTTTACTGTTAAATTCATGTCCTCTTTTTTATTAAGTTCTCTATTTCAGTGCAATTTACTTAGGGGAAAAATATGCCACATTTAAAGGCTGACAAAGTTAAGAATGCAGCGATCTATTACAGAAAACTTTTAAAGTAATAAAGTGTTACATAAAAGCAGGAATAAATTACAAAGGTCATCAAtcatgttgttctttttttttttctttttcacatgaGAGAATAGTTGCCCCGCTTTCgtcctttctcttctttttaagTATCATGTGTATTTGTAGGCCTGCAGTGCTTCACTTACTCTGGAGTAATCCAACGCAGACATGGAGGGGTTCGAGTCCACATGGGCCCTGACAAGTGCGCTTATGAGGCTCACTGGCGGCGAGGGTGGGGACGACTCCTGTGGACTTTTGGGTTTGGATGGTAAACGTCCTCTCCGACCTTTGAGGCTATCCGTTCGGACAACTGCGTTTGGACACACACATGACAAGTTtataatgttgaaaaatataGATTGTGTCGTGCGTAAAAACTTGGCACCAAATCTGAAAATAGCTCtgcgttttttttattttcacaataatattactgtatattcaaAACTCTCTTATGCTGCACTAGTCTAAAATAATTTAATGTATGAAGTAAACATACCTTCTCTCACCATTCCGACGACAAGGCACTTCTGGAAACGGCAGAACTGGCAACGATTTCTTCGGCGTTTGTCAacaggacagtttttatttGCTAAACACAcgtattttgcatttttctggACGGTGCGCTGGtggagaaaaggagagagaaaaaaaacataatgtcaCTCTGTGGGCCtgtctttgaaaaataaaacacatgaaggACACGGACCAGGAGAGGAATAAAACGATATGATATCTATGTGATCTGCTGGGATTCAACAAAGGGAGCAGACTCACAGCAGATACAGTCATgcctttatttgtattttattcactcctttgagatctgttttatgtcatattaggttttattttaatacacacATTTAGCTGCTGCTTAATTATACTGACTGTGTAATGTTAATgacactgttattgttattttttggaACACAATTGATCAAACTTGAATGCTGATTCATGATCATGTGCAGCCCACCTTGAAAAATCCTTTGCAGCCTTCGCAGGTTCTCACTCCATAATGCTGGCACGCTGCGTTGTCCCCACACACCGCACACAGACCCTCGTTTGACGGAGATCCTCGGGACGGGGGCGATGGCACTTGGCTGTCCACCAGCTGGTGCCCGTGTCCGAGCTGCAGGGAGTGAGGGAAGGACAGACCCGCCTGTTTCCTGATGGCGCTGGGCACAGCAAAGCTCTGACCGTCCAGGCCGCGGTGCGCGCCCGGGTTGTCATGGTTCATGGAGACGTGCAGCGGCCCGTCAAAGCGCATCTGACAGCTGGAGACTGGAGTGCCGGGCGGCGACTGCTTGAAGGAGAAGAGCGACAGCCTCGACACCGGATTCTTGCGCTGGTCCATCATGTGAGACGTGGCCGCAACATAGTTCTGGTGGAAACTGTGCAGGGAGCCAGGATCCTCCCACATGTGATTAGGCTGAACTTGGAAGTTTGGCGTACTTGGAGCATGAGGCGAGGATGTTTTGAAGTACATAGGCCCAGAGTGAGCCATCATTTCTTCTGACTGAGGTGGCAGGTGGCTCTGCTGATGGTAGCTGTGCATCTGGACGTCCTCCACTTTGATGGAGGACTGGTCTCCAGAGTGGGGCATCTGATACAGACAGGGCGGTTTCACGTCGTAACCGGTATTGTAGTTGTCCATGAAAGTGCTGAAACTCGGGAGAGAAGTGGTGGCTGTGATCTCAGTGTTGGTCAAGTCCATGCTAAACTTAACAAACTCGGGTGTTAAGAAGTCGCAGCTGTATTCTCCGGCGGTGTGGCAGCTATAGCTCTGGGAGGCAGGACTGGCTCCTTGAGGCGATGATCCATACTGAGCCTGAACGCAGGGCATGGCTGCAAAACCAAACcgggggaaaacaaaacacaaaatctgAATTTAGTTTAAAGTGTGAAGCAAGGTTTACACTTAAATCAATTGAATGTTATTTtactcttaaaaaaacaacaactttaataGCTTTAGTGGGTCatctcataataataacatggcattaaaagaaaaacatttatttagtaTTAGTAAATAATATTTCCATATCATACCTCAAGTCTTCTTACAGTTTTTCGGTGACACTTGAAATGGATAATGTCAGGAGTTGTATGCGTGTTCGGATTGGAAAAGGCGACTCTGTTCTGGATCGTCCCCTATTAAAACACAACACCCCTGACATTTACCACAGTATAAAATAAAGCAAGTATCTAAAAATGAACACAGTCACCCACAATTCAACGTGTTCAACATTTTGCACTAAACTATACGCGGTGACATATGTGTAAATCTAAATAGATAATACAAATGCATGATAAAAATGCGTGCATATAGAAATTAACCGTCTTATAATATTTTGCCAATATAGTGTGGAAAATAAACTTTGCGCATCCGTGACAACTTGGAAATCTTGCAAAACAGGCGGCTGgaatttatttaatatatcaCATCCGCAGATCTAAACAGCTGTTCAGTTGGtgcactttaaaatgtaaagtcaAAGAGGAAGCAAACACTTGGATCATTGCTTGCATGCAAAGCAAGATCatcctgctgttttttttaaaaaaagaagaaaaaaaaagtctaaatctTACCTCTTTCACATCAGGATCGTGGCTCTCAATCCATGCGATAAGCATACAGGGGGTAATCATCAATTTGTGTAAAAGCTCCCACTCATGAGCGTCGGTACCCAGTAATGCCAGGCAAGCGCATGCACCGCGTGTGACTCCGCACTGACACAAGCTTCGACTACCCCAGTCTGGCCAATGTGGCTTTGTTTATGTGAGCTCTGGATACCGTGGCCCACGTGTTTCACACCATGACGTCATCGGCGTCGACAGCGACACGGACCAATCCGCGTCGCTGCGTTCTCAAGCCTGAATTATTGtggtgagctgtgtgtgtgtgtgtgagtgagtggcttGTGGTATGTGTCTCCTATGTTACTTCCCACATGGACATTAGCAGAGATGAGGGTAAacccacctcacacacacacacacacacacacacagggaattTCATATCATCACATTAATCTGTGTGATGTGATTTCATAGTTTTGTCTGCAAATTAAATGATATTCTGCTCATTTATACTCATATAATAATCCCTTCACGTcaccactgtagctggacactgGACACACAACACTCTATAGGTTTCCCAAGGTTCCTATTTttcatgattgtttttgttttaatagcatactttttatgcttttatgtTTTCTCTGACTAgtatatatgaagtatataagtatatatcaAGTAGTGTACATCTTGGCATATTAGGCTATGTCACAGTGAGGCTGAtatgccttgtgtgtgtgtgtgtgtgtgtgtgggagggttCAATATTATTCTTCGTTATCCTCTgacaggatttctctattttcaATTGTGTTCCAAATTTAGACCTGAGATTGGGTGGGGTCTGCCTATTCATAGAGCTGGTAGTGTATATGTATGCcgctgaaggaggaggaggaggagggggaggaagggggGTAATTAGT
This genomic interval from Solea solea chromosome 2, fSolSol10.1, whole genome shotgun sequence contains the following:
- the nr4a2a gene encoding nuclear receptor subfamily 4 group A member 2a; amino-acid sequence: MPCVQAQYGSSPQGASPASQSYSCHTAGEYSCDFLTPEFVKFSMDLTNTEITATTSLPSFSTFMDNYNTGYDVKPPCLYQMPHSGDQSSIKVEDVQMHSYHQQSHLPPQSEEMMAHSGPMYFKTSSPHAPSTPNFQVQPNHMWEDPGSLHSFHQNYVAATSHMMDQRKNPVSRLSLFSFKQSPPGTPVSSCQMRFDGPLHVSMNHDNPGAHRGLDGQSFAVPSAIRKQAGLSFPHSLQLGHGHQLVDSQVPSPPSRGSPSNEGLCAVCGDNAACQHYGVRTCEGCKGFFKRTVQKNAKYVCLANKNCPVDKRRRNRCQFCRFQKCLVVGMVREVVRTDSLKGRRGRLPSKPKSPQESSPPSPPVSLISALVRAHVDSNPSMSALDYSRFQANPDYQMTGDNTQHIQQFYDLLTGSMEIIRGWAEKIPGFSDLPKQDQDLLFESAFLELFVLRLAYRSNPVEGKLIFCNGVVLHRLQCVRGFGEWVDSIVEFSSNLQSMNIDISAFSCIAALAMVTERHGLKEPKRVEDLQNKIVNCLKDQVTFSGGGLNRPNYLSKLLGKLPELRTLCTQGLQRIFYLKLEDLVPPPAIIDKLFLDTLPF